Proteins encoded in a region of the Onthophagus taurus isolate NC chromosome 10, IU_Otau_3.0, whole genome shotgun sequence genome:
- the LOC111413701 gene encoding surfeit locus protein 6 homolog — translation MTELNKKSKPKLNKVEKILQRENVFIKDLYNVLCLPTIKEENNELEDDLLSKKPNFNNSKTTRAKSLVDLQERINKLKNKSNSNYKQQLQKKHLKNRLKKKIKQENRNKQTKIKSEPTIKLENGDNKELEKTKTMVFSKINFDGLGNQKKKKMEKDPKKILEKVEDVNKKVAELKSVGETKKAIEIREKTAWKNALAKAEGIKVKDDPVLLKKSIKKNEQKKKSSQKKWEARIQGVEKAKDERQKKRTENIEKRQKEKKVTKLKKAAKRGKIIPGF, via the exons atgacTGAATTGAACAAAAAATCGAAACCGAAGTTGaataaagttgaaaaaattttacaacgtGAAAATGTGTTTATTAAGGATTTATACAATGTTTTATGCCTCCCGACAATAAAAGAAG aaaataatgaaTTGGAGGATGatcttttatcaaaaaaaccaaattttaataattcaaaaacgacGAGAGCTAAATCGTTGGTTGATTTGCaagaaagaataaataaattaaaaaataagtcaAATTCGAATTATAAACAACAATTACAAAAGAAGCATTTAAAGAATcgacttaaaaagaaaataaaacaagaaaatagaaataaacaaactaaaattaaaagcgaaccaactattaaattagaaaacggagataataaagaattagaaaaaacGAAAACGATGGTATTTTCAAAGATTAATTTCGATGGATTAGGTaatcaaaagaagaaaaaaatggaaaaagatcctaaaaaaatacttgaaaaAGTTGAAGAtgtaaataagaaagttgctGAATTAAAATCGGTTGGAGAAACTAAAAAAGCAATTGAAATTCGGGAAAAAACCGCTTGGAAGAATGCTTTGGCTAAAGCGGAAGGAATTAAAGTTAAAGACGATccggttttattaaaaaaatcgattaaaaagaatgaacaaaaaaagaaatccagCCAGAAGAAATGGGAAGCTAGAATTCAAGGTGTTGAAAAAGCGAAAGATGAACGACAGAAAAAACGCACGGAAAACATTGAAAAAAGACAGAAAGAGAAGAAGGTTACTAAATTAAAGAAAGCTGCGAAAAGAGGAAAAATCATTCCTGGATTTtag